One window of the Cardiocondyla obscurior isolate alpha-2009 linkage group LG05, Cobs3.1, whole genome shotgun sequence genome contains the following:
- the Karybeta3 gene encoding importin-5: MAADPEQFQQLLNTLLSTNNDVRTRAEEAYGNLSMESKVTFLLTTICNGTLAEEMRAIAAVLLRRLFSSEFMDFYPKLPQEAQVQLKEQILLSVQNEQTESIRRKVCDVAAEVARNLIDEEGNNQWPEFLQFLFQCANSPLPALKESALRMFTSVPGVFGNQQTIHLNLIKQMLQQSVLDTNYEVRFQAVRAIGAFITLHDKEESMHKHFSELVPALVQVTAQSIEKQDDDALIKVLIDLAETTPKFLRGQLDNIMQMCMNVVSNEEMPDSWRQLLLEVLVTLAETAPAMVRKVGEKYIVALVPLVLKMMTDLEEDEKWSFSDEIIEEDNDSNTVVAESALDRLACGLGGKTMLPQIVQNIPTMLNNSDWKYRHAALMAISAVGEGCHKQMEALLPQIMDGVIQYLQDPHPRVRYAACNAVGQMSTDFSPTFEKKFHDKVIPGLLMVLDDNANPRVQAHAGAALVNFSEDCPKNIFTPYLDAIMAKLESILTAKFHELVEKGTKLVLEQVVTTIASVADTCEEQFVAYYDRLMPCLKYIIQNANQQEHKILRGKTIECVSLIGLAVGPEKFIADASEVMDMLLKTHSEGDLPDDDPQTSYLISAWARICKILGKQFEQYLPLVMGPVLRTAAMKPEVALLDNEDMEGIEGDLDWQFVSLGEQQNFGIKTAGLEDKASACEMLVCYARELKEGFAGYAEEVVRLMVPMLKFYFHDGVRTAAAASLPYLLDCAKIKGPQYVEGMWAYICPDLLKAIDTEPESEVLLELLSSLAKCIETLGAGCLNAPHMTELLRLLDKLLNEHFERAVARLEKRKDEDYDEVVEEQLADEDNEDVYTLSKIADILHALFTTYKSSFFPYFDQICGHFVKLLSPERSWSDHQWALCVFDDVIEFGGPECAKYQEFFLRPMIQYVSDKSAEVRQAAAYGCGVLGQFGGEGFAQACAEALPKLIEVISDPESRSPENVNPTENAISAVTKILKYNNKAINVDEYLPHWLTWLPVVEDEDEAPHVYGYLCDLIEANHAVVLGTNNAHLPRLISFFAEAMFREAVPTDHPVMSRILSIVREIQKNDTIFQAIIMQLTTDQQQALHEALSTLS, translated from the exons ATGGCGGCAGATCCCGAGCAGTTTCAACAGCTTCTAAATACACTCCTCAGCACAAATAACGATGTCCGAACGCGGGCGGAG gAGGCGTACGGCAATCTTTCCATGGAAAGTAAGGTGACGTTTCTTTTAACCACCATTTGCAATGGTACACTTGCAGAAGAAATGAGAGCCATAGCAGCTGTACTATTGCGTCGACTGTTTTCCTCAGAATTTATGGACTTTTATCCTAAG CTGCCACAAGAAGCGCAAGTCCAGTTAAAGGAACAAATTTTACTATCAGTTCAAAATGAACAAACCGAAAGTATCCGACGTAAAGTCTGTGACGTTGCAGCTGAAGTTGCCAGAAATTTAATAGACGAAGAGGGCAATAATCAGTGGCCAGAGTTTCTTCAGTTCCTATTTCAATGCGCAAATAGTCCGTTGCCGGCATTAAAGGAGAGTGCGCTTCGTATGTTCAC ATCCGTCCCAGGCGTATTTGGAAATCAGCAAACAATTCATCTAAATCTTATAAAACAAATGTTACAACAATCTGTCTTAGATACAAATTACGAG GTCAGGTTTCAAGCAGTAAGAGCAATTGGCGCGTTTATAACATTGCATGACAAAGAGGAAAGCATGCACAAGCATTTCTCAGAGCTAGTTCCAGCGCTTGTACAAGTAACCGCTCAATCTATAGAAAAGCAAGATGATGATGCTCTTATAAAAGTGTTGATAGACCTTGCCGAAACCACGCCAAAATTTCTCAGAGGGCAATTAGATAATATTATGCAAATGTGCATGAATGTAGTCTCTAATGAAGAGATGCCCGACTCTTGGAGGCAATTGTTATTAGAAGTTTTGGTAACTCTAGCGGAAACTGCACCAGCTATGGTACGGAAAGTGGGTGAAAAATACATTGTAGCTTTAGTGCCATTGGTATTAAAGATGATGACTGACTTGGAAGAAGATGAAAAATGGAGTTTTTCTGATGAAATTATTGAAGAAGATAACGATAGCAACACTGTCGTTGCGGAAAGTGCTTTAGATAGGTTGGCGTGTGGTCTCGGTGGAAAGACCATGCTACCACAAATTGTGCAGAATATTCCCACAATGTTAAATAACAGTGACTGGAAGTATAG acaTGCAGCACTTATGGCTATCTCGGCTGTCGGTGAAGGGTGTCATAAGCAAATGGAAGCTCTTTTACCACAAATAATGGATGGAGTTATACAGTATTTACAAGATCCA CACCCTCGTGTAAGATACGCCGCCTGTAATGCAGTAGGACAAATGTCTACAGATTTTTCGCCGAcatttgaaaaaaagtttcatGATAAAGTTATTCCTGGGTTATTAATGGTATTGGACGATAATGCAAATCCCAGAGTTCAAGCTCACGCTGGCGCCGCTCTTGTAAACTTTAGCGAAGATTgtccaaaaaatatttttactccaTATCTTGATGCTATAATGGCTAAACTTGAATCGATTCTAACTGCTAAATTCCACGAATTAGTTGAGAAAGGGACTAAACTCGTACTTGAACAG gTTGTTACGACAATTGCCTCAGTTGCAGATACATGTGAAGAACAATTTGTAGCTTATTACGACAGACTAATGccttgtttaaaatatattattcaaaatgCGAATCAACAagaacataaaatattacgaggCAAGACAATCGAATGTGTTAGTCTTATAGGCCTAGCTGTTGGCCCAGAAAAg TTTATTGCCGATGCTAGCGAAGTTATGGACATGTTACTCAAAACGCATTCAGAAGGTGATCTTCCTGATGACGATCCGCAAACCAGTTATCTTATATCTGCTTGGGCCAggatttgtaaaattcttg ggAAACAATTTGAACAATATCTGCCACTAGTAATGGGACCCGTATTACGAACAGCTGCTATGAAACCTGAAGTTGCATTATTAGACAATGAAGACATGGAAGGCATTGAGGGTGATCTTGATTGGCAGTTTGTTTCACTAGGAGAGCAACAAAATTTTGGAATCAAAACAGCTGGTTTGGAAGACAAAGCTTCTGCGTGCGAAATGTTGGTTTGTTACGCacgagaattaaaagaagGCTTTGCGGGTTATGCAGAGGAAGTGGTGCGATTAATGGTGCcgatgttaaaattttattttcacgatgGTGTAAGAACTGCAGCTGCGGCAAGTTTACCATATCTCCTTGATTGCGCCAAAATAAAag GTCCACAATATGTAGAAGGCATGTGGGCATATATTTGCCCAGATTTGTTAAAAGCTATTGATACAGAACCAGAATCTGAAGTGTTGTTGGAATTATTATCCTCTTTAGCGAAATGTATCGAAACGCTTGGCGCAGGTTGCTTAAATGCACCGCATATGACTGAACTTTTACGACTCTTAGATAAATTACTTAATGAACATTTTGAAAGAGCAGTTGCTAGAttggaaaagagaaaagatgaGGATTATGATGAG gttGTTGAAGAACAGCTTGCTGATGAAGACAATGAGGACGTATACACGCTTAGCAAAATTGCTGACATTTTACATGCCTTATTTACAACTTATAAATCTtcattttttccttattttgaTCAAATATGCggacattttgtaaaattactgAGCCCCGAAAGATCGTGGTCGGATCACCAATGGGCTTTATGCGTTTTTGATGACGTTATAGAATTCGGAGGACCTGAGTGTGCAAAATATCAAGAATTCTTTTTACGGCCAATGATCCAATACGTTTCTGATAAATCTGCAGAAGTTAGACAAGCAGCAGCTTATGGTTGTGGAGTTTTAGGCCAATTTGGTGGAGAAGGTTTCGCACAAGCGTGTGCAGAAGCTTTACCAAAACTGATAGAAGTTATTAGCGATCCCGAATCTAGATCGCCAGAGAATGTAAACCCCACTGAAAATGCTATTTCAGCAGTAACTAAAATTCTGAAATACAATAACAAAGCAATCAACGTCGATGAATATCTTCCACAttg GCTAACCTGGTTGCCAGTTGTCGAAGATGAAGATGAAGCACCTCACGTATATGGATATCTATGCGATTTGATCGAAGCAAATCATGCAGTAGTTTTAGGAACGAATAATGCCCATTTGCCTCGACTCATAAGTTTCTTTGCTGAAGCAATGTTCAGAGAAGCTGTGCCTACCGATCATCCCGTTATGTCTCGAATTCTTAGCATCGTTAGAGAAATACAG aAAAACGATACAATTTTCCAGGCGATTATAATGCAATTAACAACGGATCAACAACAAGCGCTTCACGAGGCACTCAGTACACTaagttga
- the LOC139102478 gene encoding damage-control phosphatase ARMT1-like, with amino-acid sequence MTQNDPRIPNLQDTATPFSRQLCGIYKRSYAHVTIRDRMPVILTKIVDTLCQNKSKIIATYGPDAEEDIKEIIGFISQLKNEIVTNKALKPLRLNTKVFNDAEEWNIYLTDRTFIEGNIPTWFNTRWLYCETYMYRVLAQEIRLTNTMHSYDPFEYQKQNEFITSIDSIELITVYIKDIICNKEYNIENSKNDFLKLLELSLWGNRYDLSATSGSSCSKTGNPLTIVEHLKKNILVNDWEIVWDTVNKKMKENDDIHIVLDNAGYELFTDLCLAAFLVTIAPTTKITFHAKLYPWYVSDTTVRDFQWTLDYMTKLNDYPNIQLLGTMFTNLMDRQVWCIKDESYWTGPYDFRRIIDKGKNIYAEFADAKLVIFKGDLNYRKLLGDVNYPYDTSFATALKTFQPTNILSLRTMKSDICVGLSTNIAKLFIEDHMKLTTGEYGLIEAAMFKN; translated from the exons ATGACTCAAAACGATCCCAGAATTCCAAATTTGCAGGACACTGCTACTCCTTTTAGCAGACAATTGTGTGGAATATATAAGAG aAGCTACGCTCATGTAACTATCAGAGACAGAATGCCCGtgatattaacgaaaattgTCGACACATTGTGTCAgaataaaagcaaaattattgcCACATATGGTCcg gATGCAGAAGAAGATATCAAAGAGATCATAGGATTTATAAGTCAACTGAAAAATGAAATAGTTACTAATAAAGCTTTAAAGCCATTGCGTTTAAACACTAAAGTTTTCAATGACGCAGAAGAgtggaatatatatttaacagaCAGAACGTTCATCGAAGGTAACATCCCCACGTGGTTTAATACGCGATGGTTGTACTGTGAAACCTACATGTATCGTGTATTAGCTCAAGAAATTAGATTGAC GAATACCATGCACAGTTATGATCCATTTGAATATCAAAAGCaaaatgaatttattactTCTATTGACTCTATAGAGCTAATTACTGtgtatataaaagatataatatgtAACAAGGAATACAATATAGAGAACTCAAAGAATGACTTCCTGAAACTTTTGGAATTGAGTTTGTGGGGCAACAG aTATGATCTGTCTGCAACTTCTGGCTCCTCTTGTAGTAAAACTGGTAATCCACTCACGATAGTAGagcatttaaagaaaaatatactaGTAAACGATTGGGAGATCGTGTGGGACACTGTGaataaaaagatgaaagaaaaCGATGATATTCATATAGTGCTTGATAATGCAGGATATGAGCTTTTTACTGATCTGTGTTTAGCAGCTTTCTTGGTTACTATCGCACCTACAACTAAAATAACGTTTCACGCAAAATTATATCCATGGTATGTGAGTGATACTACTGTTCGTGATTTTCAATGGACGTTGGATTACATGACTAAACTTAACGATTATccaaatatacaattattgGGTACAATGTTTACAAATCTAATGGATCGTCAAGTTTGGTGTATTAAG GACGAGTCATATTGGACAGGACCATATGATTTTAGGCGAATAATtgataaaggaaaaaatatatatgctgAATTTGCTGATGCtaaattagtaatatttaagggtgatttaaattatagaaaacTTCTAGGTGATGTTAATTATCCATATGATACAAGCTTCGCAACTGCGTTAAAAACCTTTCAACCTACGAATATTTTGAGTTTGCGCACTATGAAATCTGACATTTGTGTTGGATTATCAACTAATATAGCTAAACTCTTTATAGAAGATCATATGAAATTGACAACCGGAGAGTATGGTCTTATCGAAGCAgctatgtttaaaaattaa